A single genomic interval of Nonomuraea rubra harbors:
- a CDS encoding tetratricopeptide repeat protein, producing the protein MTSSYQQINQAQPGGVVNVAQHGDLHVHQGAPAYTLRPWTPAPAAMPGRARRQPSWLLAAASRAVTFVGRKQELDALAAWRDAPDHGLAVRLLHGPGGQGKTRLAAEFAAASAARGWTVAQADLHASRARGPWPPPEPGASAADAQGRLLIVDYAERWPVTELHALFEDGWLRSGGPARLLLLARPAGHWWHSLEYHLVGAGTQDTSATALPPLAADAAEAAAIFVTARDCFARILEVPDAGSIAPPGYLGGEGFRQALAVQMAALAEVDTLRTGEEAPRDPTGLAVYLLARERAHWRALREGGRLTMVEDVMARAVYTATLVGPVGYGTGRDALIRAGVASSAESAGQVLGDHALCYPCGRPDSVLEPLYPDRLGEDFVALSTPGHDAGYPSDPWAAGAVERLLITEDEKDPGYVGVVVSVLIETSRRWPHVATGVLAPLLLARPRLALSAGGAMLARLAELDVDIAVLEAVADGFPEEDVVLAAGIAAVTQRLAGYHLARTQDAMERADLYFVQGTRFEQAGLFADARSALRQAAELLRDLVAADPDTHEPALAETLRRLGAATDPLGSGQAGDALAAAQQSVGILRRLAKVDPAAYERSLGDALHTLAMVLGNMGRSAEALALAEESLAIRRGHVDPENDEQLIHLAMSLNNVSGGLSGLRRHEEALELSSQSVELHRRLVDAGRVPRSDLALAMANHTMHLSSVGRMDEALAAGQEAVGLFRTLAAALPRRFDHGLAESLSDLATVLVALQRVEEAIGCLAEAVEAARRQAGAELLSHGPLLARLLCGLSELWRRSGRPRECLDAAAEAAEVARVLLAGGLTPSDLDASHAFLAAAFARAELGQHDEAVADAREAVSVDRKLVALDQEVHAPALASALFDLATILRRAGRFEEGAVACEEAVAAYRRLAALEPTRHREKLADGLRTLSRCLHGAGRLFEAIQVGVECADLYGDLAADDPARWRPAYVDETAQLARLLTEGRRWEEAAGRYQEAVASQRPLAETDPAAHLPYLAGLLQDAGVAALDAGRANDGVPLLRESVVIWRDVDGADMLGGALAELAMVLLDAGEPADARTAALEATALLREVATARPDEHRPELAHGLSVLADVHAELDALPQALEAMAESVELSRILAREDLDGYGPKLAWRLGAYRDRLSEAGRHEEALPVAMELVELTRGDASLPPERLADSLLGWSEELTWAGRPDEAVDAARQAVNLLRGAAGAADADGAELAWALHSLAWSLGKAGRHEEAVGTATEAERRLRVLVARDPDAYSEKLASVLADLGTSLAAAGEPEAAARAQAEAAALGADEEEQEEKEQESVAPVRRDPDDPVERARAQVRHARLRGSPYLLSQALAELRQTLLDRGRPEEAVLRQEEAVVLLAGLTATDPHTYELEYAARLTDLTEDLMALRRSDEAEMAMLDAVTLYRSLTGQDGRDAEAFRPGLRFALAGLGAVRTERGRHSEAVGCFEESLALSRGGADPWTIAEESLRYGRCLTMLKRHAEAVPPLAEAAERFALLISERGDLARRQRARAVALLADSQAVAGSRADALISTVEAVGAYRRLAAEDPDAHRADLAAALHNLGNRLATAGRVEEALTAAQECLALRREGEESVAKLITALAALANRLHLAGRFAEAENALREAVALAREGLRSDAAACSPMLALAWSESARLLTFQGRHEEALPTARSCVTLCRELLGGPSTDDMEQFVVPSLAAALEVEAQSLRVFGDLTGARAAAREAVEWWRSTTTRTAALAASLGCLGDVLTDLEAWPEAVSAREEAVQLLRDRGGYPVDVAWAWRSLGQTLSRSGQPERAVAPLRAAAEAFRELHPVEAATLAEILEMLSDCLEALRQEQEALAACEEAVRIRRDLLTPADPATSVALVQALYKITNVLAVSLGRLDDALAAMEEAVELYRRLAEHDPATYSREVAWGLRHLGWCLINVGRHEEGAARCAEAAGILRHLSLSAPEIAEPLLVRAMFDQARALGLLGRPLEGVGALEEAMVIHERVPYEAAMGSLMPDRLALVSELGAQLTALGWFGHALPYVEEAIDILRAHVDRGAQEYRPALKQALSELKRCRRALTGAEN; encoded by the coding sequence GTGACCTCGTCCTACCAGCAGATCAACCAGGCGCAGCCGGGTGGCGTGGTCAACGTTGCCCAGCACGGCGACCTTCACGTCCATCAAGGGGCGCCCGCCTACACCCTCCGCCCCTGGACGCCTGCGCCCGCAGCCATGCCCGGCAGGGCCCGGCGGCAGCCGAGCTGGCTGCTGGCCGCCGCCAGCCGCGCCGTCACCTTCGTGGGCAGGAAGCAGGAACTCGACGCGCTCGCCGCCTGGCGCGACGCGCCTGACCACGGCCTGGCGGTGCGCCTGCTGCACGGGCCCGGCGGCCAGGGCAAGACCCGGCTGGCAGCGGAGTTCGCGGCCGCCAGCGCGGCTCGGGGCTGGACAGTGGCTCAGGCGGACCTCCATGCGTCTCGCGCGCGAGGTCCCTGGCCGCCACCTGAGCCTGGGGCGTCTGCGGCCGACGCCCAGGGGCGCCTGCTGATCGTGGACTACGCCGAGCGATGGCCGGTGACCGAGCTCCACGCGCTGTTCGAGGACGGCTGGCTGCGCTCTGGCGGGCCCGCCCGCCTGCTGCTGCTCGCCCGGCCTGCCGGGCACTGGTGGCACTCGCTCGAATACCACCTCGTCGGGGCGGGTACGCAGGACACCAGTGCTACCGCGCTCCCCCCGCTGGCCGCGGACGCGGCGGAGGCTGCGGCGATCTTCGTGACGGCGCGCGACTGCTTCGCTCGGATTCTCGAGGTGCCTGACGCCGGTTCGATCGCCCCGCCGGGGTATCTCGGCGGGGAGGGGTTCCGGCAGGCTCTCGCCGTCCAGATGGCCGCGCTGGCGGAGGTGGACACGCTGAGGACCGGCGAGGAGGCGCCGAGGGATCCAACGGGCCTGGCCGTCTACCTCCTGGCCAGGGAGCGGGCGCACTGGCGGGCCCTGCGCGAGGGCGGCCGGCTCACGATGGTGGAGGACGTCATGGCGCGGGCCGTGTACACCGCCACGCTCGTTGGGCCGGTTGGCTACGGGACGGGTAGGGATGCCCTGATCAGGGCCGGTGTCGCCAGCTCCGCCGAGTCGGCGGGGCAGGTCCTGGGCGACCACGCGCTGTGCTATCCCTGCGGCCGTCCGGACTCGGTCCTGGAGCCGCTCTACCCGGACCGGCTCGGCGAGGACTTCGTCGCGCTGTCCACGCCCGGTCACGACGCCGGGTATCCCAGCGACCCGTGGGCGGCCGGCGCCGTAGAGCGGCTCCTGATCACGGAGGACGAGAAGGATCCCGGGTACGTGGGCGTCGTCGTATCCGTGCTCATCGAGACGTCCAGACGCTGGCCGCACGTCGCGACCGGCGTGCTCGCGCCGCTGCTCCTGGCTCGGCCGCGGCTGGCCCTCTCGGCCGGTGGAGCCATGCTGGCCCGCCTGGCCGAGCTGGACGTCGACATCGCCGTGCTGGAGGCGGTCGCTGACGGCTTCCCCGAGGAAGACGTGGTTCTCGCCGCCGGGATCGCCGCCGTCACCCAGCGCCTGGCGGGATATCACCTCGCCCGTACGCAGGACGCCATGGAGCGGGCCGACCTCTACTTCGTGCAAGGCACCCGCTTCGAGCAGGCGGGGCTGTTCGCGGACGCCCGCTCGGCCCTCCGTCAGGCCGCCGAGCTGCTGCGCGACCTGGTCGCCGCCGACCCGGACACCCACGAGCCGGCTCTGGCCGAAACCCTGCGCCGTCTCGGCGCGGCCACGGATCCGCTCGGCTCCGGGCAGGCGGGCGACGCGCTGGCGGCGGCCCAGCAGTCCGTGGGCATCCTGCGCCGCCTGGCCAAGGTCGACCCCGCGGCCTACGAAAGGAGCCTGGGGGACGCCCTGCACACTCTGGCCATGGTGCTGGGCAACATGGGCCGCAGCGCCGAGGCGCTCGCGCTCGCCGAAGAATCGCTGGCCATCCGTCGCGGGCATGTCGATCCGGAGAACGACGAGCAGCTCATCCACTTGGCGATGTCCCTCAACAACGTCTCTGGAGGCCTTTCCGGGCTGCGCCGGCACGAGGAGGCTCTGGAGCTCAGCAGCCAGTCGGTCGAGCTCCACCGCCGACTGGTGGACGCCGGGCGGGTCCCGCGCTCCGATCTGGCGCTCGCAATGGCGAACCACACCATGCACCTGTCGAGCGTCGGCAGGATGGACGAGGCGCTGGCGGCGGGTCAGGAGGCCGTCGGGCTGTTCCGGACGCTCGCGGCAGCCCTGCCCCGCCGCTTCGACCACGGTCTGGCCGAGTCCCTGTCCGATCTCGCGACCGTTCTCGTCGCCTTACAGCGGGTGGAGGAGGCGATCGGCTGCCTGGCGGAGGCGGTGGAGGCCGCTCGCAGGCAGGCCGGCGCCGAGTTGCTCAGCCACGGGCCGTTGCTCGCCCGGCTCCTGTGCGGTCTGAGCGAGCTCTGGCGCAGATCAGGCAGACCCCGGGAGTGCCTCGACGCGGCGGCGGAGGCCGCCGAGGTGGCCCGCGTCCTTCTCGCGGGCGGCCTGACGCCGTCCGACCTCGACGCCTCCCACGCGTTCCTGGCCGCCGCCTTCGCCCGGGCCGAGCTGGGGCAGCACGACGAGGCCGTGGCCGACGCCCGCGAGGCGGTCTCGGTCGACCGGAAGCTCGTCGCGCTCGACCAGGAGGTGCATGCGCCCGCGCTGGCGAGCGCGCTCTTCGACCTCGCCACCATCCTGCGGAGGGCCGGCCGCTTCGAGGAAGGGGCGGTGGCCTGCGAGGAGGCGGTGGCGGCCTACCGCCGGCTGGCCGCCCTGGAGCCCACTCGCCACAGGGAGAAGCTCGCGGACGGTTTGCGGACGCTGAGCCGCTGCCTGCACGGTGCTGGACGGCTCTTCGAGGCGATCCAGGTCGGGGTGGAATGTGCCGATCTCTACGGTGACCTGGCCGCGGACGACCCTGCCCGGTGGCGGCCCGCGTACGTGGACGAGACGGCCCAGCTCGCCCGCCTGTTGACCGAGGGCCGGCGGTGGGAGGAGGCCGCCGGCCGTTACCAGGAGGCCGTCGCGTCGCAGCGGCCCCTGGCCGAGACCGATCCCGCGGCACACCTGCCTTACCTCGCCGGACTCCTGCAGGACGCGGGTGTCGCCGCGCTGGACGCGGGGCGTGCCAACGATGGCGTGCCCCTGCTGCGGGAGAGCGTGGTGATCTGGCGGGACGTCGATGGCGCGGACATGCTCGGCGGGGCGCTCGCCGAGCTCGCGATGGTCCTGCTGGACGCGGGCGAGCCCGCGGATGCCCGCACGGCCGCGCTGGAGGCGACGGCCCTGCTCAGGGAGGTCGCGACGGCGCGTCCTGACGAGCACCGGCCGGAACTGGCGCACGGCCTGAGCGTGCTCGCCGACGTGCACGCGGAGTTGGACGCGTTGCCCCAGGCCCTGGAAGCGATGGCGGAGTCCGTCGAACTGTCACGGATCCTGGCGCGGGAGGACCTCGATGGGTACGGCCCGAAACTCGCGTGGCGGCTCGGCGCCTACCGTGACCGGCTGTCCGAGGCGGGGCGGCACGAGGAGGCGCTGCCGGTGGCCATGGAACTGGTGGAGCTGACCAGAGGGGACGCCTCGCTGCCTCCGGAACGGCTCGCCGACTCACTGCTCGGCTGGTCGGAGGAGCTGACGTGGGCAGGGCGGCCCGATGAGGCGGTCGATGCCGCCAGGCAGGCGGTAAACCTGCTGCGCGGCGCGGCCGGCGCGGCCGACGCGGATGGCGCCGAGCTCGCCTGGGCTCTGCACTCGCTGGCCTGGTCCCTGGGCAAGGCCGGGCGCCACGAGGAGGCGGTGGGCACCGCCACGGAGGCGGAACGGCGGCTCCGCGTCCTGGTCGCGCGGGACCCTGACGCCTACAGCGAGAAGCTGGCGAGCGTGCTCGCCGATCTCGGCACCAGTCTGGCGGCGGCAGGAGAGCCGGAAGCGGCCGCGCGAGCACAGGCGGAGGCCGCCGCACTCGGCGCGGACGAGGAGGAGCAGGAAGAAAAGGAGCAGGAAAGCGTCGCCCCCGTCCGGCGCGACCCGGACGATCCGGTCGAGAGGGCGCGCGCGCAGGTGCGACACGCACGCCTGCGGGGCTCGCCTTACCTGCTCTCCCAGGCCCTGGCCGAGCTGCGGCAGACGCTGCTCGACCGGGGGCGCCCCGAGGAGGCCGTGCTCAGACAGGAGGAGGCGGTGGTCCTGCTGGCTGGCCTGACTGCCACGGACCCGCACACCTACGAGCTCGAGTACGCCGCCCGCCTCACCGACCTGACCGAGGACCTGATGGCGCTGCGCCGATCCGACGAGGCCGAGATGGCGATGCTCGACGCCGTGACGCTGTATCGCTCGCTCACCGGCCAGGACGGACGCGACGCCGAGGCGTTCCGGCCGGGGTTGCGGTTCGCCCTGGCAGGCCTCGGAGCGGTGCGCACCGAGCGCGGCCGGCACAGCGAGGCCGTCGGTTGTTTCGAGGAGTCCCTGGCGCTCAGCCGCGGCGGCGCCGACCCGTGGACCATCGCGGAGGAGTCACTGCGCTACGGCCGATGCCTGACCATGCTGAAGCGGCACGCCGAGGCCGTGCCCCCGCTCGCCGAGGCAGCAGAGCGCTTCGCCCTCCTGATCTCCGAGCGTGGCGACCTGGCTCGGCGGCAGCGGGCGCGGGCGGTGGCCCTGCTGGCGGACAGCCAGGCGGTCGCCGGCTCCCGGGCGGACGCCTTGATCTCGACGGTGGAAGCCGTCGGCGCGTACCGGCGGCTCGCCGCCGAAGATCCGGACGCCCATCGCGCCGATCTGGCCGCCGCGCTGCACAACCTCGGCAACCGGCTGGCGACGGCGGGCCGGGTGGAGGAGGCCCTGACAGCGGCACAGGAGTGCCTGGCGCTGAGGAGGGAGGGCGAAGAGTCGGTAGCCAAGCTGATCACCGCGCTGGCCGCGCTGGCCAACCGGCTGCACCTCGCCGGGCGCTTCGCCGAGGCGGAGAACGCGCTGCGCGAGGCCGTCGCGCTCGCGCGGGAAGGCCTGCGATCCGATGCGGCGGCCTGCTCCCCCATGCTCGCCCTGGCCTGGTCTGAGTCGGCCCGGCTGCTCACCTTCCAGGGACGCCACGAGGAGGCGCTGCCCACTGCGCGATCCTGCGTCACCCTTTGCAGGGAACTGCTCGGCGGCCCGTCGACGGACGACATGGAGCAGTTCGTCGTCCCGTCGCTCGCGGCGGCTCTGGAGGTGGAAGCTCAGTCCCTGAGAGTGTTCGGTGACCTCACGGGTGCGCGGGCCGCCGCGCGGGAGGCGGTGGAGTGGTGGCGCTCCACCACGACCAGGACCGCGGCCCTCGCGGCCTCGCTCGGCTGTCTGGGCGACGTGCTCACCGACCTGGAGGCATGGCCCGAGGCCGTGAGCGCACGTGAGGAGGCGGTCCAGCTGCTCCGCGATCGCGGCGGGTACCCCGTCGACGTGGCGTGGGCCTGGCGTTCGCTGGGCCAGACGCTGTCACGGTCGGGACAGCCGGAGCGGGCCGTCGCGCCATTGCGTGCCGCGGCCGAGGCCTTCCGCGAGCTCCACCCCGTGGAGGCCGCCACGCTGGCGGAGATCCTGGAGATGCTGTCCGACTGCTTGGAGGCTCTCCGACAGGAGCAGGAGGCGCTGGCTGCGTGCGAGGAGGCCGTGCGGATACGCCGGGACCTGCTTACGCCCGCCGACCCTGCCACGAGCGTCGCGCTGGTGCAGGCCCTGTACAAGATCACCAATGTGCTCGCCGTGTCGCTGGGGCGTCTCGACGACGCCCTCGCGGCGATGGAGGAGGCCGTCGAGCTGTACCGACGGCTCGCCGAGCACGACCCAGCCACGTATTCGCGCGAGGTCGCGTGGGGGCTGCGCCATCTCGGCTGGTGCCTGATCAACGTCGGACGGCACGAGGAGGGCGCGGCACGCTGCGCGGAGGCCGCCGGCATCCTGCGGCATCTCTCCCTGTCCGCCCCGGAGATCGCCGAACCGCTCCTGGTCAGGGCCATGTTCGATCAAGCCAGAGCGTTGGGCCTGCTCGGCCGTCCGCTGGAGGGGGTGGGCGCGCTGGAGGAGGCGATGGTCATCCACGAACGCGTGCCGTACGAGGCGGCCATGGGCTCCCTGATGCCCGATCGCCTCGCGCTGGTATCCGAGCTGGGCGCACAGCTCACCGCGCTGGGCTGGTTCGGGCACGCCCTGCCCTACGTCGAGGAAGCGATCGACATCCTCCGCGCTCACGTGGATCGCGGCGCGCAGGAGTACCGGCCGGCGCTGAAGCAGGCGCTGAGCGAGCTGAAACGGTGCCGCCGGGCTCTCACAGGCGCCGAGAACTGA